The Nocardia sp. BMG51109 nucleotide sequence CCGAAACCGGTCGCCGACATCCCGACCACCCTCGACACCGGCATGCTGCACGCCGCCGACGCGGCGCTGGAGCCGATCGCGACCCCGGCGGCGCTGGTCGCGATCCAGCCCTCGACCGGAAACCTGCTCGCCGTCGGCCAGAATCCCGCCGCCGACGCGCAGGGGCCGATCGCGCTGACCGGCCTGTATCCGCCGGGCTCGACGTTCAAGACCGTGACCGTGTCGGCGGCGCTGCAGGCCGGTCAGGTCACCCCCGACAGCATGGTGGCCTGCCCCGGCACCGAGAACATCGAGGGCCGCCAGATCCCCAACGACGACAACTTCGACCTCGGCACGGTCCCGCTGCACACGGCGTTCGCGCGGTCGTGCAATACGACGATGGGCCGGCTGGCGGCGAATCTGCCGCCCGCCGGCCTGACCGAGGCGGCCGCGCAACTGGGTATCGGCGTCGACTACACCGCGCCCGGGATGACCACGGTCACCGGCAAGGTGCCCCCGGCCGACACCTCCGCGCTGCGCGTCGAGGAGGGAATCGGTCAAGGCACCGTGACGGCCTCGCCGTTCGGTATGGCGCTGGCCGCCGCGACGCTGGCGCACGGCTCCGTGCCCGCCCCGACCGTCGTCGCCGGTAAACCGGGCGTGCCCGACCGCGTGCCCGATCCACTCCCGGCGGCCGTCGCCGAACAGGTGCGGACGATGATGCGCGAGACGGTCACGAACGGCACCGCGACCGGGCTGCGCGATATCCCGGGCATGCTGGGCAAGACCGGCACGGCCGAGTACATCGACGACAAGCACGCGCACGGCTGGTTCGTCGGCATCGACGGCGACCTGGCGGTGGCGGTGTTCATCAGCGATGCGGGCAGCTCCGGACCGGCCGTGGAGGCCGCGGGCCGGTTCCTGCGGGCGCAGGGGTGAAATCGGCGCAACGGTGACCGGCCGGTGATGTCGGGCGCGGCCGGTCTCGGCCGGATCGCGCCGTGATCTCGCCCGCATCTCCGTGTATCCGCACATATTTCGCGCGTATCTCGCTCCGGCGACAGACCCGCCCGTGGGGACCGCTACACTCGTGCGAGGAACGCGCGGGCAACTGCGCGCGGTAAGTCACGGATCGCGGAGAACTCGGAGTAGTGCCATCGAAACCGGCCAAGTGATCGCAGGGCATTACCGCCTGGTCGAACGGATTGGTAGCGGCGGCACAGGCGTCGTCTGGCGTGCCGTCGACGAGCGTCTCGAGCGAGCCGTCGCGATCAAGCAGATCCTCACCCAGCCCAGCCTGCCGGCGGGTGAGAAGGAAATCGTGCGGCAGCGCGCCTCGCGGGAGGCCCGCAACGCCGCCCGCTTCCAGCATCCGAACGCGATCGTGGTCTTCGACATCACCGATCACCACGGCGATCCGTGCCTGATCATGGAGTATCTGCCGTCGCAGAGCCTGGCGGTGGTGCTGTCCTCGCAGGGCCCGCTGCCGCTGCCGCAGGTGGCGCGCGTCGGCGAGCAGGTCGCCTCGGCGCTGGTGGCCGCGCACCGGGCCGGCATCGTGCATCGCGACGTCAAGCCCGGCAACGTGCTGCTCTCCGAGAACGGCACGGTGAAGATCACCGACTTCGGCATCTCCAAGGCCAAGGGCGATGTGACGCTGACCGCGACGGGCCTGATCTCCGGCACGGCGGCCTATCTGGCGCCGGAGGTGGCCCGCGGCGCCGAGCCGACGCCGGCCTCGGACGTATTCGCCCTGGGCGCAACGCTTTTCCACGCCCTGGAGGGCGAGCCGCCGTACGGCACCAACCCGAATCCGCTGGCGCTGCTGTACGCCGCCGCCAACGGGCAGCTGAAGCAGCCGCGCAACGCCGGCCCGCTCACCGATCTGCTGCTGTCGCTGCTGAGCTTCGAGCCGGAGGACCGGCCCAGCATGACGGACGTGCGGGACGAGCTGGCCGATTTCGCCGAGTTCGGCGACGGCACCGAGACCACCCGGATGCTGGCCACTCATCGGCCCGCCGGCCGCCGCGCGGCACCCACCCTGGACCGTCGCGCCGCCCAGGCCGACATCTCCACCTCGGAGATGATGGCCGCGGCCGCAACGATTTCCGAGCCCGATCTGCCGCCGGTGCGCCCCGCCGCGCCCGGCTCGCCCCCGACCAGGTCGCACCGGGTGGCGAAGCCCGAACCCGAGCCGGGGCCGAACCGCCGGCCGCTGCTGATCGGCGTCGGCGTGGTGGCGGCCGTCGCGGTCGTGGCCGCGGCGATGTTCCTGATGTTCAGCCCGCCGAAGACGAATTCCCCGTCGCAGCCGGGCAATTCGGCCGCGGCGAGCGCGTCCGCCCAGTCCGGCTCCAGCTCGGCCGCGTCGGCGGTCGGCCAGACCAAGAGCGTCGGTGCGGTGGACGCGCAGCAGGCCATCGACGAGACCCAGAACTTCTTCGACCTCCTCACCGAATCCGACGCGAGCGAGGCGTGGAGTTACCTCACGCCCGCCGCGCAGCAGCTGTACGGCGGCCAGCAGGCCTTCAAGTCGTACTGGGAGCAGAACCGGGTGATGGGCTACAACACCATCGACGTGGCGAGCGGCGCCACCAGCACCGACGGCTCGGTGACCGTCCGGGTGGCCAGCGTGGATTACAAAGGCGGACAGAGTAAGTCGGCGAACCTGCGCTTCGTCAAGGGGAACAGCGGAAAGCTGCTGATCGACAGCGACACCCGCGCCTGACGATCGCCCGGCCGGTCACACCCGCACCGCGAGAACGACTCCGATCTCG carries:
- a CDS encoding penicillin-binding transpeptidase domain-containing protein, whose protein sequence is MKLFALFAAPLLVATACSGDESADRLDSTVHTFADAIGRDDTAAAAAVTTDPAQASGTLGTLFDGLGKDVRIEVAGIDKTDAGATFTLDTTWKLGPDGKNPWTYRTTGDAVESGDTWKIRWNPATVAPGLDAGPLGYDTVAPDPAARVLDRTGADLLTQQIVTLVGVAPGADLEAVAALLNPIEPSVTAASLRAELAGAQGKPVTALALRQSDLDPIREQLAALPNVTLSPQNRLLTTDRTLSSAALSGLSELWQQDADAASGWAVRARAADGTTQRVGGADPKPVADIPTTLDTGMLHAADAALEPIATPAALVAIQPSTGNLLAVGQNPAADAQGPIALTGLYPPGSTFKTVTVSAALQAGQVTPDSMVACPGTENIEGRQIPNDDNFDLGTVPLHTAFARSCNTTMGRLAANLPPAGLTEAAAQLGIGVDYTAPGMTTVTGKVPPADTSALRVEEGIGQGTVTASPFGMALAAATLAHGSVPAPTVVAGKPGVPDRVPDPLPAAVAEQVRTMMRETVTNGTATGLRDIPGMLGKTGTAEYIDDKHAHGWFVGIDGDLAVAVFISDAGSSGPAVEAAGRFLRAQG
- a CDS encoding serine/threonine-protein kinase — encoded protein: MIAGHYRLVERIGSGGTGVVWRAVDERLERAVAIKQILTQPSLPAGEKEIVRQRASREARNAARFQHPNAIVVFDITDHHGDPCLIMEYLPSQSLAVVLSSQGPLPLPQVARVGEQVASALVAAHRAGIVHRDVKPGNVLLSENGTVKITDFGISKAKGDVTLTATGLISGTAAYLAPEVARGAEPTPASDVFALGATLFHALEGEPPYGTNPNPLALLYAAANGQLKQPRNAGPLTDLLLSLLSFEPEDRPSMTDVRDELADFAEFGDGTETTRMLATHRPAGRRAAPTLDRRAAQADISTSEMMAAAATISEPDLPPVRPAAPGSPPTRSHRVAKPEPEPGPNRRPLLIGVGVVAAVAVVAAAMFLMFSPPKTNSPSQPGNSAAASASAQSGSSSAASAVGQTKSVGAVDAQQAIDETQNFFDLLTESDASEAWSYLTPAAQQLYGGQQAFKSYWEQNRVMGYNTIDVASGATSTDGSVTVRVASVDYKGGQSKSANLRFVKGNSGKLLIDSDTRA